A genome region from Trichocoleus sp. includes the following:
- the dinB gene encoding DNA polymerase IV, producing the protein MNTVRKIIHIDMDAFFASVEQRDEPSYRGKPLVVGGSPAKRGAIAAASYEARQYGIYSAMPSRTAYQKCPFVIFVKPRYEVYRSISEQIREIFYRYTDWVEPLALDEAYLDVTQNKRGIPSATLIAQEIKQCIAEETGLTASAGVSINKFLAKIASGMDKPNGLYLIPPEAATAFVEQLAIEQFYGVGEVTAAKMHQLGINTGADLKQWSETDLVQQFGKVGRYYYKIARAQDDRPVQPNRIRKSIGAENSYDPDLSDRRSILAALEAVAQTLKARLDAKQSAGRTLTLKVKYADYQQVTRSKTLTQPITELGLILELADELLGTTEIEHKPVRLLGLTLSNLMGEAEEDYVQLCLSLSTPDLKE; encoded by the coding sequence ATGAACACAGTGCGAAAAATCATTCATATTGACATGGATGCATTTTTTGCTTCGGTAGAACAACGCGATGAGCCAAGTTACCGGGGCAAACCACTCGTCGTTGGAGGCTCTCCTGCCAAACGAGGGGCGATCGCCGCTGCCAGTTATGAAGCCCGGCAATATGGCATCTATTCTGCTATGCCGTCTCGCACTGCCTATCAAAAATGTCCCTTTGTCATCTTTGTTAAACCCCGATATGAGGTGTATCGATCGATCTCAGAACAGATCCGAGAGATTTTTTATCGATATACCGATTGGGTGGAACCGCTGGCACTGGATGAAGCCTATCTGGATGTGACTCAAAATAAACGAGGGATACCGTCAGCGACGTTGATTGCTCAAGAAATTAAGCAGTGCATTGCTGAAGAGACGGGACTAACCGCTTCTGCGGGAGTATCGATTAATAAATTTCTGGCTAAAATTGCCTCCGGCATGGACAAACCCAATGGATTGTATTTAATTCCCCCTGAAGCTGCCACTGCCTTTGTTGAACAGTTAGCGATCGAGCAGTTTTATGGAGTAGGGGAAGTCACCGCTGCCAAGATGCACCAGTTGGGGATTAACACTGGAGCCGATCTAAAGCAATGGTCAGAAACCGATCTCGTTCAGCAGTTTGGCAAAGTGGGGCGTTATTACTACAAGATTGCCAGAGCCCAAGACGATCGACCCGTTCAACCGAACCGTATCCGCAAATCAATCGGGGCTGAGAATAGCTATGACCCGGACTTGAGCGATCGTCGTTCTATCCTCGCTGCATTAGAGGCAGTGGCTCAAACCCTCAAAGCACGATTGGATGCCAAACAAAGTGCAGGACGAACGCTGACTTTGAAAGTGAAGTATGCCGATTATCAGCAGGTAACGCGCAGCAAAACTCTGACTCAGCCCATCACGGAACTGGGATTGATCCTGGAGTTGGCAGATGAACTCTTAGGCACAACAGAAATTGAACACAAACCCGTTCGGCTCCTGGGACTGACGCTCTCTAACTTAATGGGTGAAGCAGAAGAAGATTATGTGCAGCTCTGCCTGAGTCTCTCAACCCCAGACCTAAAGGAATGA
- a CDS encoding NADH:flavin oxidoreductase/NADH oxidase — protein MPQLFEPFTQRGVTLRNRVVMSPMCEYSSVDGFANDWHLVHLVSRAVGGSGLIMTEAASVEPRGRITPQDLGIWQDAHIEPLTRIVELIEKNGAVAGIQLAHAGRKASAARPWEGGHGLTETEGGWTVVAPSAIPFDSKSPMPEAMSLEDIQALIQAFVQATTRSLNAGFKIIEIHAAHGYLLHEFLSPLSNQRTDQYGGCFENRIRLLCEVAEAVRNALPEHYPLWVRISATDWAENGWTIDESVALCDKLRSLNVDLIDCSSGGLVPGVKIPVGPGYQTSFADRIRREAGIATGAVGMITAPEQADQIIRTGQADLVLLARELLRDPYWTLRAAQRLRQPIPKPIQYDRAWQ, from the coding sequence ATGCCCCAACTCTTTGAACCGTTTACCCAACGTGGAGTGACGCTGCGAAATCGCGTTGTTATGTCTCCCATGTGCGAGTACTCTAGCGTGGATGGTTTTGCCAATGATTGGCATCTGGTTCATCTGGTCAGTCGTGCAGTTGGTGGGTCTGGGCTGATCATGACCGAAGCTGCCTCTGTTGAACCGCGTGGACGCATTACCCCACAAGATTTAGGGATCTGGCAGGATGCTCACATTGAGCCACTGACTCGAATCGTTGAATTAATTGAAAAGAATGGTGCAGTTGCCGGAATTCAGCTTGCTCACGCAGGACGCAAGGCGAGTGCTGCCCGTCCCTGGGAAGGAGGACATGGGCTAACTGAAACGGAAGGGGGCTGGACAGTAGTTGCGCCGAGTGCAATTCCTTTTGACAGCAAGAGCCCGATGCCCGAAGCAATGAGTCTGGAAGACATTCAAGCCCTGATTCAAGCATTTGTGCAGGCAACAACCCGATCGCTCAATGCTGGATTTAAGATTATTGAAATTCACGCAGCGCATGGCTATCTTCTGCATGAGTTTCTTTCACCCTTAAGCAATCAACGAACGGATCAGTATGGAGGGTGTTTTGAGAATCGGATTCGATTGCTCTGTGAGGTTGCCGAAGCTGTCCGAAATGCTTTGCCAGAGCACTATCCGCTTTGGGTTCGCATCTCTGCAACAGATTGGGCTGAGAATGGCTGGACGATCGATGAAAGTGTTGCCCTCTGCGACAAACTCCGATCGCTTAATGTTGATTTAATCGATTGTTCTTCTGGCGGGCTGGTTCCCGGCGTGAAAATTCCGGTTGGACCCGGTTATCAAACATCATTTGCCGATCGAATTCGCCGTGAAGCCGGGATTGCAACGGGAGCCGTTGGCATGATTACCGCTCCAGAACAGGCAGACCAGATTATTCGCACCGGGCAAGCAGATTTGGTACTTCTAGCACGAGAACTTTTGCGCGACCCCTATTGGACACTCCGCGCTGCACAACGACTCAGACAGCCGATTCCTAAACCAATTCAATACGATCGAGCCTGGCAGTAA
- the glp gene encoding gephyrin-like molybdotransferase Glp has product MLSAQEAESLILSLVQPLDSKRDREMVNLQDAVGRILAAPVTGNQDFPYWDNSAMDGYAVRYADVADCHAEQPVTLEIIEEIPAGYQPQKWVQSGQAARILTGSMLPPGADTIVIQEETQRSGNQVTILSAPKPQAFVRRRAAFYQAGNELLTAGIRLSAPDIAVLATAQCTQVAVYRRPQVAILSTGSELVSPDRPLQPGQIIDSNQYALAALVAQTGAEPLCLGIVPDQPEALKAATAQAINQADMVLSSGGVSVGDYDYVDRILADLGAEIQIRSVAVKPGKPLTVAVFDQEAGRKYGAPKLYFGLPGNPVSALVSFWRFVQPALRQLSGLTEGWQPTLVNGRATQDLRADGKRESYVWGKVSLVKGEFEFQVAGGTQNSGNLINLAQTNGLAIVPIGATLIPAGSPIQLMLVNF; this is encoded by the coding sequence ATGTTATCTGCCCAAGAAGCTGAATCTCTAATCTTAAGTCTAGTGCAACCGCTCGACTCAAAGCGCGATCGAGAAATGGTTAATCTGCAAGATGCAGTTGGGCGAATTTTAGCCGCACCTGTTACCGGAAATCAGGATTTTCCTTATTGGGATAACTCGGCAATGGATGGATATGCGGTTCGCTACGCTGATGTCGCAGACTGTCATGCAGAGCAGCCTGTGACACTAGAAATCATTGAAGAGATCCCGGCAGGCTATCAGCCGCAGAAGTGGGTTCAGTCGGGGCAAGCAGCCCGAATTCTCACAGGCTCAATGCTGCCGCCAGGAGCAGATACGATCGTGATTCAGGAAGAGACCCAGCGATCGGGCAATCAGGTTACGATTCTCTCTGCTCCTAAGCCTCAGGCATTTGTGCGGCGGCGGGCAGCGTTCTATCAGGCAGGGAATGAATTACTGACCGCCGGAATTCGCCTCTCGGCTCCAGATATTGCAGTGCTGGCAACGGCTCAATGTACTCAGGTTGCAGTGTATCGTCGTCCCCAAGTCGCCATTCTCTCAACAGGCAGCGAACTGGTTTCCCCCGATCGCCCGCTCCAACCTGGACAAATTATTGATTCTAATCAGTATGCGCTGGCGGCGTTGGTGGCTCAAACAGGAGCCGAACCGCTTTGTTTGGGAATTGTGCCAGATCAGCCTGAAGCTCTGAAAGCAGCGACCGCCCAAGCAATTAATCAAGCAGATATGGTGCTTTCTTCCGGCGGCGTTTCTGTTGGCGATTATGATTATGTCGATCGCATTCTGGCAGACCTAGGAGCCGAAATCCAGATTCGATCGGTTGCTGTCAAACCGGGAAAACCTTTGACGGTGGCAGTGTTTGATCAAGAGGCAGGCAGGAAATATGGAGCCCCGAAGCTTTACTTCGGCCTACCGGGCAATCCGGTTTCGGCATTGGTCAGCTTTTGGCGCTTTGTTCAGCCTGCTTTGCGGCAACTATCAGGGCTTACAGAAGGGTGGCAGCCCACCCTTGTAAATGGACGCGCAACGCAGGATTTGCGAGCGGATGGCAAGCGCGAGAGCTATGTTTGGGGCAAAGTGAGTTTAGTCAAGGGAGAATTTGAGTTTCAGGTCGCAGGCGGGACACAAAACTCCGGAAATTTGATTAACCTGGCACAAACGAATGGTTTGGCGATCGTACCGATTGGAGCAACGCTAATCCCCGCAGGCAGCCCGATCCAGCTAATGCTGGTCAATTTCTGA
- a CDS encoding diguanylate cyclase: protein MFDKPFSTQLSFGSLLLLGTTSTATAVVSSSALGLLVVLLAVAIWFLLRRLRQSLEERDRLKHRLAAETEQVQTVIHTIREGIITTDAQGRIEILNPLAEKFTGWHQQAAQGRLVSEVFPLWDQSTQEPLTPLLDRLLQEGQQSKSLNPVILRARDQSERLLESVITIVHSQEGEMTGSVIVFRETASLNLPINQPLWQDQFDALTGLFNRQAFEDCLTQAIMLSQRDNQEHSLCFLDLDRFREINRLEGFNAGDELLRQVSSLLQAKIRRADTVARLGGDEFAILLYRCPADQAIYIAQSLTQTIKDFQFEWRGKILPIEASIGLVSVSANSNAIDLLKAAELACTAAKTQNLGKVYLS from the coding sequence GTGTTTGATAAACCATTTTCTACTCAACTGTCCTTTGGTTCACTTCTGCTACTAGGGACGACCTCCACCGCAACAGCAGTTGTTTCGTCTAGTGCTTTAGGGTTGTTGGTTGTTTTGCTGGCTGTAGCAATTTGGTTTTTGCTGCGACGTTTGCGGCAAAGTTTGGAGGAACGCGATCGACTCAAACACCGATTAGCTGCAGAAACAGAGCAAGTGCAGACCGTAATCCACACGATTCGCGAAGGCATCATCACAACCGATGCTCAAGGACGGATCGAAATTCTCAATCCTCTGGCTGAAAAATTCACGGGTTGGCATCAGCAGGCAGCACAGGGACGATTGGTGTCTGAAGTCTTCCCGCTCTGGGATCAATCTACCCAGGAGCCGCTGACCCCCTTACTCGATCGACTGCTTCAAGAAGGACAACAAAGTAAAAGCTTGAATCCGGTGATTTTACGAGCGCGAGATCAATCTGAGCGGTTGCTTGAGAGTGTGATCACGATCGTTCATTCCCAGGAAGGAGAGATGACCGGCAGCGTCATTGTGTTTCGGGAAACAGCTTCGTTGAATTTGCCCATCAATCAACCCCTATGGCAAGACCAGTTTGATGCGCTGACTGGGTTATTCAATCGACAGGCGTTTGAAGATTGCTTGACACAGGCGATCATGCTGTCTCAACGGGACAACCAGGAGCACAGTCTTTGTTTTTTAGATCTCGATCGCTTTCGTGAAATTAATCGGCTTGAGGGCTTCAATGCTGGAGATGAGCTGTTGCGTCAGGTAAGCTCTTTGCTGCAAGCCAAAATTCGCCGCGCCGATACGGTTGCCCGCTTGGGTGGAGACGAGTTTGCCATTTTGCTCTACCGTTGTCCCGCAGATCAAGCAATCTACATCGCCCAATCGCTAACGCAAACGATCAAAGATTTTCAGTTTGAATGGCGAGGAAAGATTTTGCCGATCGAAGCCAGTATTGGGCTTGTTTCAGTTAGCGCAAACTCAAATGCGATCGACCTGCTTAAGGCGGCTGAACTAGCCTGTACAGCGGCTAAGACCCAGAATTTGGGGAAGGTTTATCTCTCTTAA
- a CDS encoding response regulator, translating to MLNRLKIGTRIGGGFALGLAILTTLGIVAYQATANLIENSALQSHTYQVLGQISELNRQLANAETGQRGYIITGQSKYLTPYSSALQQIDQNFQSLQTLTADNPNQQRRLQDLQPPLEARLNRLREGIRLRDEGGIEAASGFVLSDKGRQLMEQIRTITGEMENEERRLLQQRTQKAQIAARQTIDTIVYGIPASFIILSLLGFWLSRNISQPLRRLSATAERIADGDLSVRLPQSNARDETGVLTRTFNQMVVNLRDTIQKNENQRWLKSNLVDLSQLLQGQRNPERVAHLALTRIVSLVNAQQGVFYVLDSTIEPAVLRLLSSYAYQERKNLANQFRLGEGLVGQCALEKQRILLTNVPGDYIRISSGLGEALPLNIVVLPLLFESEVKGVMELASLERFSELQLTLVEEASSSIGVMLNAIDADTQTQNLLEQSQQLAEELRNQQEELLQSNQLLEEKTQSLQESEFVLQQQQEELQQSNEELQQLNEELEEKAELLESQKQQVERKNQEIERARQALEEQARQLALSSKYKSEFLANMSHELRTPLNSLLILAKLLSENGEGNLTEKQVEYSRTIHSSGVDLLSLINDILDLAKIESGTMSIEVQAVLLSTLQMDLQRTFQPIALTKGLHFAIELDDQLPATITTDPKRLQQILKNLLSNAIKFTDKGSVTVHIQRAAGQQIAFIINDTGIGIPLEKQQIIFEAFQQADGTTSRKYGGTGLGLSISLELARLLGGTIAIVSQPNQGSKFTLYLPEQPSETVLAQAASGGTSSFRSEIREVSQLQPFFEPEILPVRSLDSLPNDIEDDRAHLPPGSKILLVIEDDINFARILLEMARRQGFKVLVALQGQAGLVLAQQFIPDAITLDLHLPDIEGWLVLEQLKRDPATRHIPIHVMTVDDRQAREFQMGAIAHIQKPVSPEVLTQTLTGIKQFVERQVKRLMVIEDDPVQANSIIELIGGEDVESVAVNTGTAALQILKSQPFDCVVLDLGLPDMNGFELIEQIKQQPNLAALPIIVYTGKELTEAEETRLKRLAETIIVKDVRSPERLLDETALFLHRVQANLPQAKRQMLEQFQQTDPTLAGKKILIVDDDVRNIFALTSLLEQHQMEILFAENGRTGIETLQANPDVALVLMDVMMPELDGYETTQLIRQQEAFRSLPIIALTAKAMQGDREKCIEAGASDYITKPVDTEQLLSLLRLWLYR from the coding sequence ATGTTAAATCGTTTGAAAATTGGTACTCGGATTGGGGGAGGATTTGCGCTAGGGTTGGCAATTTTGACGACGCTGGGAATTGTGGCTTACCAAGCCACTGCGAACCTAATTGAAAACTCAGCCCTGCAATCGCACACCTATCAAGTATTGGGGCAGATTAGCGAACTGAACAGGCAGTTAGCGAACGCAGAAACAGGACAACGGGGCTATATCATCACGGGGCAATCCAAATATTTGACACCCTACAGCAGCGCCCTCCAGCAGATTGATCAAAATTTTCAATCACTGCAAACTCTGACAGCAGATAACCCAAATCAGCAGCGTCGATTACAGGATTTGCAGCCACCTCTTGAGGCGAGGTTAAACAGACTGCGGGAAGGCATCAGGCTCCGAGACGAGGGAGGGATTGAGGCGGCGAGTGGCTTTGTGCTGTCGGATAAGGGACGACAGTTGATGGAGCAGATTCGCACAATTACCGGGGAGATGGAAAATGAGGAGCGTCGTCTATTGCAGCAACGAACCCAAAAAGCTCAGATTGCGGCAAGACAAACGATAGACACGATCGTCTATGGAATTCCCGCTTCTTTTATCATCCTTTCGCTACTGGGGTTCTGGCTGTCTCGCAATATTTCCCAACCACTGCGCCGACTTTCAGCGACTGCCGAGCGAATTGCCGATGGAGATTTGTCAGTCCGATTGCCTCAGAGCAACGCTCGCGACGAGACGGGTGTGCTAACGCGCACGTTTAATCAAATGGTGGTCAACCTGCGTGATACCATCCAAAAAAATGAAAACCAGCGCTGGCTGAAGTCCAATCTTGTCGATCTGTCTCAATTACTTCAGGGACAGCGAAACCCTGAGCGGGTGGCTCATTTAGCTCTGACCCGTATTGTCTCTCTGGTTAATGCTCAACAGGGAGTTTTTTATGTGCTCGATTCCACGATAGAACCTGCGGTGTTGCGGCTATTGAGCAGCTATGCCTATCAAGAGCGCAAAAATCTGGCGAACCAGTTTCGCTTGGGGGAAGGATTAGTCGGGCAATGTGCGCTAGAGAAGCAGCGAATCTTACTGACGAATGTGCCAGGAGATTATATTCGCATCAGTTCTGGTTTAGGTGAAGCTCTTCCCTTAAATATTGTGGTGTTGCCGCTTTTATTTGAGTCTGAAGTGAAAGGCGTCATGGAACTCGCTTCTTTAGAGCGATTTAGTGAATTGCAGCTAACCCTAGTGGAAGAAGCCAGCAGCTCGATCGGCGTGATGCTCAATGCGATCGATGCTGACACTCAAACACAGAATCTGCTAGAGCAGTCCCAACAGTTAGCTGAAGAACTCCGCAACCAGCAAGAAGAATTGCTGCAAAGCAATCAACTTTTAGAAGAAAAGACGCAATCCTTGCAAGAATCTGAGTTTGTTTTGCAACAGCAGCAGGAAGAATTGCAGCAGTCTAATGAAGAATTGCAGCAACTCAATGAAGAACTTGAAGAGAAAGCAGAGTTATTAGAGTCGCAGAAGCAGCAGGTTGAACGAAAGAACCAGGAAATTGAACGAGCAAGACAAGCATTAGAAGAACAGGCAAGACAACTGGCACTGTCATCAAAATACAAGTCTGAGTTTCTGGCGAATATGTCGCATGAACTGCGAACACCGCTCAACAGTTTACTCATTTTGGCAAAGTTGTTGAGTGAGAATGGCGAAGGTAATTTAACCGAAAAACAAGTTGAATATAGCCGCACAATTCACTCTTCTGGTGTTGATTTGCTGTCGTTGATCAATGACATTTTGGATCTGGCAAAAATTGAGTCAGGCACGATGTCGATCGAGGTTCAAGCGGTGTTACTCAGCACCCTACAGATGGATCTGCAACGAACCTTTCAGCCGATCGCACTCACCAAGGGCTTACATTTTGCGATCGAGCTAGATGATCAACTGCCAGCCACGATTACCACCGATCCAAAACGCCTGCAACAGATTCTAAAAAACCTACTTTCCAATGCCATTAAGTTCACTGACAAAGGTAGCGTCACTGTTCACATTCAAAGAGCTGCTGGACAGCAAATTGCTTTTATTATCAACGATACGGGAATTGGCATTCCCCTCGAAAAACAGCAAATTATTTTTGAAGCTTTTCAGCAAGCAGATGGCACGACCAGTCGTAAATATGGTGGCACAGGTTTAGGCTTGTCTATTAGCTTAGAACTGGCTCGCTTGCTAGGGGGAACGATCGCGATTGTTAGCCAACCCAACCAGGGCAGCAAGTTTACGCTCTATCTACCTGAACAACCTTCGGAAACTGTCCTAGCTCAAGCTGCCTCAGGCGGGACTTCCAGTTTTAGATCAGAAATTCGTGAAGTGAGCCAATTGCAACCATTCTTTGAGCCAGAGATTCTTCCGGTTCGATCGCTCGATTCTCTGCCAAATGACATCGAAGACGATCGGGCTCATTTACCGCCCGGTTCAAAGATTTTGCTGGTGATTGAGGATGACATTAACTTTGCTCGCATTCTGCTGGAGATGGCAAGACGGCAAGGCTTTAAAGTGCTGGTTGCCCTGCAAGGACAGGCGGGTTTGGTGCTGGCACAGCAGTTTATCCCTGATGCAATTACGCTTGACCTCCACTTACCAGATATCGAAGGCTGGCTTGTGTTAGAGCAGCTCAAGCGCGACCCGGCAACTCGTCATATTCCCATTCATGTCATGACAGTGGACGATCGGCAGGCGCGAGAGTTTCAAATGGGAGCCATTGCTCATATCCAGAAGCCAGTTTCACCCGAAGTGCTGACCCAAACCCTGACCGGAATCAAGCAATTTGTGGAGCGTCAGGTGAAGCGGTTAATGGTGATTGAAGATGACCCAGTACAGGCAAACAGCATTATTGAACTGATTGGGGGAGAAGATGTCGAGAGTGTTGCGGTAAATACCGGAACAGCAGCGCTGCAAATTCTCAAATCTCAGCCCTTTGACTGTGTCGTGCTCGATCTGGGCTTACCCGACATGAATGGATTTGAATTGATTGAACAGATCAAACAGCAACCCAATCTTGCCGCGTTACCCATTATTGTCTATACCGGAAAAGAGCTAACTGAAGCGGAAGAAACCCGACTGAAGCGGCTGGCAGAAACAATCATCGTCAAAGATGTCCGATCGCCCGAACGCTTGCTGGATGAAACGGCTCTGTTTTTGCATCGGGTACAGGCAAATCTGCCGCAGGCAAAACGTCAGATGTTAGAACAATTCCAGCAAACAGACCCCACATTAGCCGGAAAGAAAATCTTGATTGTGGATGATGATGTTCGTAATATTTTTGCATTAACCAGTTTATTAGAGCAGCATCAAATGGAAATTCTGTTTGCCGAAAATGGTAGAACGGGGATTGAAACGCTGCAAGCAAATCCTGATGTGGCTCTGGTATTGATGGATGTGATGATGCCAGAACTGGATGGATACGAAACCACGCAGCTCATTCGCCAACAGGAAGCGTTTCGGTCGCTGCCGATTATTGCGCTAACTGCAAAAGCAATGCAGGGCGATCGAGAAAAGTGCATTGAGGCAGGCGCATCTGACTACATTACTAAGCCAGTAGATACAGAACAGCTCCTATCGCTCTTGCGCCTCTGGCTATACCGTTGA